The region tttgcCCAACAAGGTACTATCGTGGGATATTGTGAATATTGCTGTCTATGGAAGACTAGCCCATTTTAGATTTGTAAcgctatttttttttagccttttttctATGTTATGTTGTGACAGTGCAACTAGCCAATGATAGCCTTGTACAATTGTCTGCACCGACATTTAGCTAGTCAGAAGCTAACTACGCATCTAGGCTTTAAGtatacaaaatatactgtagcatCAAAAAATATACCAAGAagctcagaagaaaaaaagaaaagtacttTGACATTTATATAGGCTTGCTAGTTAGCTATTACAACATTTTCTCTGATAATTTGTCACTTTCCCATGGTGAGAGTTCCCAACAAAGCTGAACATTGTATATATGTACAACACTCATGTATGGTCCTTTATCTCCTCTCCCTTTGCTAAAGTAACCTACATGTCCTCATGCTAACTAGCCAGTAACAAGAATACGGCACATGTAGATTTATTAGCAAAGAGGGTTTTGCTGGACTGATAGGTGCTGAAGAccttcaaaatcaaaatctgcTTATTGTGGGCATGACCGCACAGACCATGTTAATAACAGACTATGTTACTTAATGCAAAAAGTGCCTGTATTGTTATGTAATAATTATTCAGAGTTTTTCATTGATCATATTGTTTTCACACAGCCCAGTAGCAAATGTTCCAGGTGCAATTACCTGTTTGCAGTCTTATAGCAGTGGCTACAAACCAGATGTTTCCCAGGGCTGGGTCATTTTGAGGTGTTATAAATGACACTGCTTCTCTGAACCTGGTCAAAACCTGGAAATGTAACCATAAAGGAAAAAAGCTGTTGTAGCTATCTATCAGGGTGCTGTACTCATGTACTGCCTACATTTTTGCATCTTGTATTAAAGGAatacattttggggaatatgcTCCGTaacgcacagacatgagagtgtgACCGATCGTTCTCAGCTCACTCTTGACAAAAAACTTACtatgtgtatttcccaaaatgtcaaaatattcctttatcAGGTGACCAAATGCGCCTAAGGTTTTCATGACttgtttcataaaaatgtttataaccAGCTACATTTTGATTAACAGATGAAAGCTTGCCATGTATCTGTGTCATAGCTGAGCTACCATAGCATCTGAACATATTTCAACCCttcaacacagtgaaaataaagtagtgacatttttaaaaagcacgTAGAGAGACACACGTTGATTATCAGATTATTGACATATAAATCCATTAGTTCACGATTAAAATGGTCTGGTTTGAGAAAGTACAATCAGGGGTATCTAATATACTTTAAGTTTTCCCACGCTGTCTAAACACAGACACTATTTAGGATTATTATACTTGCATCAATAAGTGTTAGTGATTTGGTTCTGAAAAAATCTCCTCAAGTTTCACAGTGTTCATTGACTTCATAAGCCTTTGTTGACCATCGCCAGTCTCTGGGAAATCTCCATAAAAAAATTCAGTCTGCAGCCAGCGATCACCATTTCTTTAACATATTGCCTCATGCAACTCGGTGAAAAAACTCTTTATATGTTTGGCACAGTTTCAATATACAGATAGATATACAAGCAGTGCATCATGGGACATAGACATTTAACAACAGCCACACAAAAAAGATCATTCAGGCATTTTTAGAGAAATCATATCTAATCAAGGAGCAAATAAAGCACATAGGACTACatttctattttcctttttttgcaaagtacatacacacagctcAGATGCGTCCAAAAAGAATATCctcatgcacgcacgcacgcacgcacacacacacacacacacacacacacacacacacacaaacacaaagctctTCTTTCGAGTGCATCTTTGCAAGAAAGAACACACTCTTAATCAAAAGAAGACTGACTTTTCTTAATCTTGGCACAATTTGAGTAAGAGGGAAGCACTTTAATCTAGTCGTGGTTGTAAATGTCCGACGTGAAGGGTGACCATCTTGGATAACCTTGATGGAGGCCGCTATTGCTGATGTCTGAGCTTGGATGGGTCTGGTTGGATAGTTTTCCTCTCTTAGCATGGTGCTGATACATGATGGAAGGTTTTCTGCTTTACATCCCTAGCAACATGGCACTTTCTCTGCAACTCTGAGCCAGCCAGAGGCTAAAACTGGGAGGTTTCGGTGAAGGAGATTGCATCTGTCTTGTCGACGGTGAAGCCTCCGTTCACGTAGGATTTCTTTTCGCACTCTTCGTCATCCAAAGTAGCTTCCAGAGCGAAGGGGTTGGCGACGTCCACGTCTGATGTCAGATCCATCCTCTCCAGTTCCCTCTTGGATAGTTTCTGAACGATACCAGCTCCGTAAGCATCACCCAGCACGTTGATCATAGTACGGAACCGATCCCTGAAACACACCACTCAAAATAAATCTACAGCATCGGCCTTGTTAGAATTTAAACTTTTAAGTAGGAAAAACAGTCCAAATAAAAGGACAGCAGATGAACTTACAGGAGCCAATCCACAGCCACTATCAGAGTGACATCACTTGCAGGCAATCCTATAGCTGTTAAGACTATCACCATGGTGACAAGGCCAGCGTTAGGGACTCCTGCTGCTCCAATACTGGCAACCGTTGCTGTTATACTGAAACAAAGAGACACCATGTCACAAGTATTCCTCTTAATAAAATGCAGAGACGAAACGTTAAAGCTGTATCAGAGAATATTGCACATTGGTGGCTCCAAATGCCAACAAGAGGTTTGAAATAAGAGGACACAAGAAACTCTGCAGGGCAACATCAGTTATCTAAATGTGAACTAGACAGGATGCTGACAAAGTCACTACACTAAGGCTGTGTAGAGTAAAAAATAACAGAACATACTCGATGACATAAATTGAAATTATATgcaatatatgaatatataaattaaatatatgaatatatgaaatGAAAGCAGACAGATCTGCTTAAAAGCTCACTGGTAATCGAATCCCGTGGATCTAAAACAAATTACCTGTTATTTACcagttattttctgtcaatgctATTGAAACCATTACTATATTTCTAGATTACACTCTGCATAGGAGTGATACTAGTTGGCAGgccacatacagtagatgttttTCATATCTTAGCAATATCATTCATGCTGTACAGTGCATTTTACATATTGACTTAATTGTGTTATCTCTTGCTTCACTGTTATATTTGTCTATGTTTTTTGCTGTCAACGTGTGATCACAGTCAAAGACAAAATTCACCGCATCATAACCTGCAGTTATAAATGCCTCTGAGCAACTGAACTGTACCTGATGGTAACAATCTGGCCCACATCCAGGGTGTAGTCATTCAGCTGTGCGATGAAGATGGCGGCTACGGCCTCATAGAGCGCTGTGCCATCCATGTTAATGGTGGCACCCACTGGGAGGACGAAGCGGGTGATTCGCTTGTCGATGCGATTGTTCTCCTCGGCGCATCGGAAGGTGACGGGTAGAGTAGCGGAGCTGGAAGACATTCATCAAACTCAGTGGATGTTTGGCTTGCTGGTGCCATAAGGTCACACAGTTGTTTCCCTGCTGCcctgaatttaaatatataactatttatatattgttttaagGTAGTGTATGCATGAGTAGTGTGACTGTTGAAATATACAGAATATGATTTAGCTTTACAAGCACAACGAGGAACTCGGAGGATTCTGACCTTGAGGAGATCATGAGTGCTGTCACCAGGGCCTGAGCCATTCCCAGTGTGAATGTATATGGGTTCTTCCTCACAATGAGGAAGAAGATTAGTGGCAGGCAGATGGTGGCATGGATAGCTAGACTGAGGGACAAAACAGACATTAACAATCTAATTGAGGGGAATTACTAGAATGTAAATTACAAGCACAACATTAGACTTTTAGGGAAATAGATACACTCCATATCACAATAATCACCAGATTATCATATGATGATTTGACTCTCAATATCAATACCTTTGCGCTCCTGATGGGCTCATAACTTTTTCATACCAAAATATTGTGTGGAAAAAGACATGTGAAAAGTTAGCTGGAATTTCACATTCTTTTTGGAACAAATTGAATGCATGGTAGAAGGATAAAGGAtttaaaagagaattttttaaacacacacttacacaagtATTTAGTGCATTTGCCATCGGGATATTCATAggatattcatattttatttcaaaggcAGAAATAAGATATGAATATGGagtgagaaaagaaataaaataaaaggccAACCAAGACGTATACCACCTTGCCACTCCAACCCAgtaatttttgctttaataaatattaataggTGTGATCTCTGTCAGTAGCTTATTAGTGACTATAAGACACTCAAATTCTCACAGCCCTAATGATGTTTCTAACCGCTCAATAGATTTCAGCTGCACTGCTTCCAAATAGGcaaatttgaagacatttttcttgtcttttacattcaaaaagtttttttgttttttttgttacaggcATTGAATGCCGAGTTCAGAACATTATCGGAAAGTGtgaacactgttaaaaaaaaatacaagaacacCCCGAGCCTTTGACTAACCCTGTGACCCAACTAAACGGGATTTACTGTATAGTCTTTAATGGTTTCAGTTAGATTTAGAGGTGTGAGCGAAGCTTTCATTACTTTATCTGCAGGTTGAGCAGTTTTAAATGTCCTTGGCCCTTATCAGAGCCCACACAGAGCTCAGCTTTTACTGTATCACTGGAGGGAGAATTGGCCCAAATGTCAACCATAAATCCCAGTGTCTGGAACAGGCGGATACAGAGTAATGGGACAACTTACCCACTCAGTACCGTCACCATGTAAAGACCCATCTTCTTGAAGATCTCCCAGTCTTCCACCTCGATGATCTTAGCAGCAATTAGGAACAGGATCCCTATTGGCATgtagctgaaaaaacacaagtagTTTGAATTATTTAGGGTATAGAAGCTAAGATTATAGCAAATATTGTGTATTTGACTTGCAGCTGAAATGATAAGTGAATTGATTTATTAgtaaattaacagaaaaattatcagtaacaattttgattaattatctaagtcgtttttaaaaaaaaagaatgtcaaAAATTCACTGGCTCCAGCCATCTGTGTTGTGTATTTCAAAAATCCCAGTGGGAAAAGGTAAAGAGAGACATAGCTTTGGAAATACATTGTGTTAGCCTAGCGAGCTAACAAGTAAGCAGTGGTAGAACGCAGCTAAGTACATTTACCTCGGTTCTATACATAGGTACAATTTGGAGGTGTTTCTATTTTACATgggtatttccatttgatgctgTTTTGTACTACATCACTAAttacagaggaaaatattgtacttttactccatcacaattttaaaaatacgATGCATAATTAAACGATCAAACTAGCTAATTAGGCTTCACCTTGGCCAGATACTGGATTAAAAATTCTGCTTACAGTGATAATAATCTACAAgtataatttgtaaaaaaatatcacaaaggCTTCTGGATAATGAGTACTCTAACTTTGATACTAAGTATATCTTGCCGATAATACTTACATACTTCTGCTCTAGTAACATTTTTACTGCAGGACTTTTGCTaataatttttacattgtggtatttttacttttttttacataaaggaTCTGAACAGCTCCTCCACCACTGCAGTTGAGGCACTTTTAAGATGCTATAGTGTCACATGCtgacattaaacacacaagAGATATAGCCtattaatgtttgtgctttctctcttttatgtGGTTTTTCCTTAGGGGCCACCATACATACCTGTAGCTCACTCTATACATACCACATAATTATCTGGACCAGTTTCATGGTGGCTTCATTCAGGGCATCGAAAAATTCCAGGAGGATGCGTCCCTTTTCACCCATCTTCCCAATGACAAGGCCAAAAGCAACACAGAACACGATAAGCCCCAAAACGTTGATTCCATCCGAATATGTCCCAATGATTTTATAGTTCTTAGTGATGTTCTGCcaagagaggagacaaggaggcGATTCATTCAGTGAGCTAAGACCAGGCCAGGAAGCTGCTTTCACAACCACATTAGTTGACTCTAAGGACCCATTGATAAGCTGTGCAAATGTTTTCTACGGGATCACAGTCCACTGACCCGTGGACACTTATGGCTCATTATTAGGACTTCTGATGCATTTAGATGAGACACTGGTTGCCAGGTGCAGAAACATGAAACTTAGACTGGAGCTGATGGATCAACAAGGACATATTGTTGTCATGTAAAGATCAAAACCCCAGCAGGCATGTTAATGGATTTTCCACAGAAAACACTGGTGAACTCTGGTGCAAGTGCAGCTTTGCTTGCTTGACAAACAAGACAATGCATTGATAGCATTAAGGTAGTAACTGGTTTAGATGAACAGAATAAAGTAACGTGCACCCTTACCTCTACTGCTGCCATGATAGTAGTTGTGAGAGGTGGACCTGTGGTGGTGTCAGCCAAAACCAATGGAGGCTCCAGCTCTTTGCGCTTAGTCTTGTACTAGTGTAATTGGTAACGTTTCAAAGAATCACAGTTACGTTCACATGGCCATACTCACTATGTGTATACTCACTTGACTGTATGTTGAAATGAAACTTTGAACATGAATAGAAAGTGGAACAGGAATGAGTGATGGATGTGCAATGCCCTCTTACCTGCTGAAAACAAGCCTGCACCAGATTTTCTGGaaacatgtttctgttgatGAAAAAGACAAGGTTGGTGTACTAAAATCATTCCTTGACAGATGAGTTATTGCACCAACTCTTGATGAAAGTCACAATCAAAGAGGGAATGATTTTCGTATTCATAAAGAAACTGTGAATATGGAAAACTTCTTTTGAGGAAATTGAGCTAAAAATCACTA is a window of Xiphias gladius isolate SHS-SW01 ecotype Sanya breed wild chromosome 12, ASM1685928v1, whole genome shotgun sequence DNA encoding:
- the slc1a1 gene encoding excitatory amino acid transporter 3, whose product is MEMMGNKERRGVNFKGLLKRNWLLIATILSVLLGISLGVVVREYASLSHLHKQYFGFPGEVLMRMLKLVILPLIISSMITGVAALDSEVSGKIGLRAVIYYFSTTIIAVILGIILVMTIKPGVSQTAEHINRAGTTPNVTTVDTLLDLLRNMFPENLVQACFQQYKTKRKELEPPLVLADTTTGPPLTTTIMAAVENITKNYKIIGTYSDGINVLGLIVFCVAFGLVIGKMGEKGRILLEFFDALNEATMKLVQIIMCYMPIGILFLIAAKIIEVEDWEIFKKMGLYMVTVLSGLAIHATICLPLIFFLIVRKNPYTFTLGMAQALVTALMISSSSATLPVTFRCAEENNRIDKRITRFVLPVGATINMDGTALYEAVAAIFIAQLNDYTLDVGQIVTISITATVASIGAAGVPNAGLVTMVIVLTAIGLPASDVTLIVAVDWLLDRFRTMINVLGDAYGAGIVQKLSKRELERMDLTSDVDVANPFALEATLDDEECEKKSYVNGGFTVDKTDAISFTETSQF